The genomic interval GCCCGTTCGTGGACGCCGACGGCGCCAAGCTCACCGACTCCCGCGTCGGCGGTACGACGGTCATCACACAGAACGGCAACAAGTGGATCGGCCCCGGCCACCACGCGTTCATCACCGACGCGGCCGGCCAGGACCACATCGTGTACCACGCGATCGACCGCGGTACGCCGTGGCTGACCGACCCGTTCGGGATCAACCGGCGACCGATGCTGATCGACAACATCGACTGGATCAACGGCTGGCCCCGCACCCGCGCCGGCCTCGGTCCGTCCGAAGGCCCCGTCCCCGCACCGACAACCGGTTCCGGGCTGGGCATCGACTCCACCAACCCGGCCGGAGGTCTGCTCGGCGCAACAGCCAACCCCGGCGACCCGGTCGGCGGCCCGACCGCATCCATCCACGGCACCGCCCGAACCCGCGCATCGGCACCTGGTGGCTCCCTGCGCGTCGAAGCGGACACCCGGCTTGGCTCGTCGTTCACCACCGTCCTGGGCAATCAGGTGGTCGCGACTGTTGCGGACAATCGTCTGACGCTGGCCGTCGGCCGCCGTACGACAGCCGTGAATCTGCCCGCCGACTTCGACCGCACCCAGTGGAACAAGCTGTCGGTGCAGGTCAGCGGATCGACCGTGACAGCACGACTGAATGACGCGGGCCTAGGAGATGTCTATGCGGAGGCGCGTCTGCAGGTGCCAGGTTTGAAGCTGCCTGCCGCGCCTGTGCGGTGGGCGGGTTCGGCCGAGGTGGACAACCTGACCGTACGTCCGGTGGCGAAGCCGGTGACGAAGCCGGCCGCCGTACCGCGGACCGGGAAGCTGCTCGCGGGTGACGACTTCAACGGAGCGCTCGGTGCGGACTGGTCCTGGGTCCGGCAGGACGACAAGGCAACTGTTGCCGATGGCAACCTGAGCTGGCCGCTGGAGAACGCCGACATGGTCGGCAGCGGCAACAACGCCGGCCTGCTGCTGCACGCCACGCCCGCCGGGAAGAGCTGGATCGCCGAGACCAAGCTGCACCTCGACACCGGCACCGACGACGTCCGCAACTACCAGCAGGCGGGCATGATCGTGTACCTGAACGACGACGATTTCGCCCGGCTCGGCGACGTCGCGATCTGGAAGACCCGGCAGACGGAGTACGGGCGCGAGCTGGTGGCGCGGCCGTCGGACGGCGCCACGTCGTACGGCGCGGCCGCGATCGGGCGGACGGCGCCGACGATGTGGATGCGCATCGCGTACCACCAGAACGCTGCCGGCGAGCACGTGTACCAGGCCGGCACGTCGGTCGACGGGAAGAACTGGACCTGGGGCGCGTCCTGGGTGCTCCCGTCCGCCGCTCGCATCGGGCTCTACGCGCACGGCGAGTTCACCGGCGCGAACCCACCGCCGGTCGCAACGTTCGACTACCTGAAGTTCTACGAGAGCAAGTAGATGTTCGCCAATCCGGTGTACGACGGGAGCTTCGCCGATCCGCAGATCATTGCGGTGGGCAACGAATACTACGCGTTCGCGACCAACGGGCCGCTGGGCAACGTGCAGACGCTGACGTCCCGCGACCTGGTGTCGTGGCAGCCGGTCGGTGACGCGCTGCCGTCGTTACCGGATTGGACCAGGCCGCGCACGGTGTGGGCGCCGGAGGTCGCGGTCCACGCGGCGGACCGGTACGTCATGTACTACACGTCGCGCGACACCGCCGTCGATCGGCAGGCGGTCGGTGTCGCGGTGGCGTCCACACCCACAGGTCCATATGTCGACAAATCTCCAATCCCTCTCATCAGTCAGGCTGACGAGGGTGGTTCGATCGACGCGTCGCCGTTCCAGGACTCGACCGGCCGGCGCTGGCTGTACTGGAAGAACGACGGCAACGCGATCGGCGTGGACACCTGGATCTACGTGTCCGAGCTGTCCGACGACGGCCTGACGCTGATCGGTCCCGTGCATCGGATGATCAAGCAGGACCTGCCCTGGGAGGGCAATCTCGTCGAGGCGCCGTACATGGTCGAGCGGAACGGGAAGTTCCACCTCTTCTACTCGGGCAACGCGTTCGACAAGGCGACGTACGCCGTCGGCCACGCACTGTGCGAGTCGCCGACCGGACCGTGCACGAAGTCCGGCGACCCGATCCTGAAGTCGGGCCCGGACGCCGCCGGCCCGGGCCACAACATGGTCCTCGGCAACTGGTTCGTCTACCACGCCTGGGACCCGACCCAGGTCGGCACCGACCCCAAGGGCCGCACAATGTGGCTCTCCCACCTGACCTGGAACGGCGACACCCCGGTCGTCCAGCCGCCGCTGCGAAACAACCCGCTCGATCCCTAACCTTTCCGGTCCTGCCCGCATCAGGTTCTTTGGATGAACCAGATCTGGGAGGGATCGTGATGCGACGCACTGTTGTCTCCAGCCTGGCGGTCGCGGTCGCGCTGACCGCCACGGCGTTCGTGCCATCGGCGCACGCCGTGGGCTCCGCCACGACCGAGGCTTGTTGGATGAATCCAGGGTCGGTCACCGCCAAGGGGGTGCAGACCGGGTTCAAGATCACTGCCGGCACGCCGCCGACGATGACCACTCCCAGCAGCGACAGCCCAGCTGTCTTCCCGGCGGGGAAGGTTCGGTTGAGCTCCTCGTTCGAGGTGGAGCCCAGCGTGGCCGGTGCGGATCACTCCGGCTATGTGGCGGAGGGCGACTCGCTGTACAGCCGGTACTACAACTTCAACGAGGGCACCGACATCACGACCCGGATCGGCGGTGGCTGGACGAACTTCACCGCGCTCGAGGTCGCGCACTTCGAGCAGGGTAAGACGTTCCACTGGAACGCCTACGGGCTGCGCAATGACGGGACGTTGTTCCGCTGGACGGTCGGCACCGGTTGGCGGAGTACCGGATCGGCGACCGGGTTCGGGTCGGTGAAGTCGATGGCGCTGATCAGCAAGACGGCGACGTACGACACGCTCCTCGCGAACACCCGCAGCGGTGCGCTCTACACGATCCGCATCCCGGTCTCGTCGCCGATGAAGCCGATCGTCACCAAGGTCCGGCCCGGTACCTGGCAGGGCTTCGAGACGCTGATCGCGCAGAAGTGCGGCAACTACGGAACGCTGCTGC from Kribbella sp. NBC_00709 carries:
- a CDS encoding family 43 glycosylhydrolase, coding for MPSKRLLAAALAVVALAAGMSPATAAPVVTTTNPVTSSFADSFADPSIIQGRDGYWYAYATSDPLVANGPFGLMHMARTKDFSSWEYLGTVFNDQTKPAWAAPGSFFWAPDIRYFGGRYVMYFTVTDTTANAGGDPAIGVATAPTPAGPWTATDGPVVAPRSDGNGGYLGTIDPAELTAADGKRYLYYGGFNGGISVTELSADGMHAVGAPTQVTIGDRYEGSYVVYRDGWYYFMGSSMNCCAGPTTGYSVFAGRSRSPRGPFVDADGAKLTDSRVGGTTVITQNGNKWIGPGHHAFITDAAGQDHIVYHAIDRGTPWLTDPFGINRRPMLIDNIDWINGWPRTRAGLGPSEGPVPAPTTGSGLGIDSTNPAGGLLGATANPGDPVGGPTASIHGTARTRASAPGGSLRVEADTRLGSSFTTVLGNQVVATVADNRLTLAVGRRTTAVNLPADFDRTQWNKLSVQVSGSTVTARLNDAGLGDVYAEARLQVPGLKLPAAPVRWAGSAEVDNLTVRPVAKPVTKPAAVPRTGKLLAGDDFNGALGADWSWVRQDDKATVADGNLSWPLENADMVGSGNNAGLLLHATPAGKSWIAETKLHLDTGTDDVRNYQQAGMIVYLNDDDFARLGDVAIWKTRQTEYGRELVARPSDGATSYGAAAIGRTAPTMWMRIAYHQNAAGEHVYQAGTSVDGKNWTWGASWVLPSAARIGLYAHGEFTGANPPPVATFDYLKFYESK
- a CDS encoding glycoside hydrolase family 43 protein — encoded protein: MFANPVYDGSFADPQIIAVGNEYYAFATNGPLGNVQTLTSRDLVSWQPVGDALPSLPDWTRPRTVWAPEVAVHAADRYVMYYTSRDTAVDRQAVGVAVASTPTGPYVDKSPIPLISQADEGGSIDASPFQDSTGRRWLYWKNDGNAIGVDTWIYVSELSDDGLTLIGPVHRMIKQDLPWEGNLVEAPYMVERNGKFHLFYSGNAFDKATYAVGHALCESPTGPCTKSGDPILKSGPDAAGPGHNMVLGNWFVYHAWDPTQVGTDPKGRTMWLSHLTWNGDTPVVQPPLRNNPLDP